The following nucleotide sequence is from Chloracidobacterium validum.
CGATATAGCCTTATGGCCGGTGGCAAGCGACTGCGTCCGGTCTTGGTGCTGGCGGCCGGCGAAGTCTTTGACGGCGCTCCTGAACGGCTTTACCCAGTCGCGTGTGCCTTCGAGATGGTTCATACCTACTCGCTCATCCACGACGACTTACCGGCAATGGACAATGACGATCTCCGGCGTGGCATGCCGACTTGTCACAAGCAATTTGATGAAGCGACTGCCATCTTGGCCGGTGATGGACTGATGACGCACGCCTTTCGCATTCTGGCCGAGATGGACGCCCCGGCTGACCAGCGGGTGCGTGTCATCCGGGAGCTGGCCATTGGTTCGGGAACGGTTGAGGGCATGATTGCTGGTCAAGTCGTTGACCTCGAAGCCGAAGGTCAACCAATTGATGCCGAGCGACTGGCTTTCATTCACCGGGCCAAGACTGGCGCGCTCATTCGGGGAGCTCTCGTTTGTGGCGGCATTGTCGCCGATGCCGCCGAAGATGACATTGCCCTGCTTTCAGCCTATGGTGACCGGGTGGGACTCGCGTTTCAGATTGCTGATGACATCCTCGATGAAACAGCAACGGCTGAACAGCTTGGCAAAACACCGGGCAAGGATGCGGCAGCCGGCAAGGCAACCTACCCGGCCCTGTATGGACTCGAAGCCTCACGGCAGCAAGCGGAATCCCTCGTCGAGGAAGCCATTGGATTGCTTGCGCCACTGGGTCAACGAGCGGAACTTCTCATCGAGGTCGCGCGTTTCATCGTGCGTCGCACATCATAGCCTGCAGGAACTCCATCCCACACAGTATGAACTACTCGACTCGTTGGTTTTTGGCCTCAGTGCTTGCTTTGGGCAGCCCACTCGTCTTTGCCACGCCGCCGCAATCAGCGCAATCAGCCAGTGAGAAAGCCTCGCCAGCGCCCGACTTCACTGCACAAAGTCTAAGCGGTGAAACTTCCGTGCGCCTTTCATCACTCCGGGGGAAAGTTGTGGTGATCAACTTCTGGGCAAGTTGGTGTCCGCCCTGTCGCGCTGAGTTTCCATTACTCGCAAAACTCTATACCGCGTACAAAGACCGGGAAGTGGAGCTGCTGTCACTCAACTTCGCGGAAGATACAGCCGCGGCACAGCGCTTCGTCGAGCGCGAAAATCCACCTTTTCAAGTCTATGCCGGCGCAAGCGCCGCCGCGAAGTATGACGCCTCGCGCTTACCGACAACGTATTTCATCGACCGGGCCGGGCGTATTCGGCACCGGGTTTCAGGTTTCCACCCAAAGCGAACTGAAGCCGAGTTCAGGGCGCTGATTGATGAACTCCTTGCCGAGCCGGCTCCAACCAGCCAGCCTCCTGGAGCGCGCTAGAAAGCCCTATGCTGCTCAAAAACCTTGCATATCGCCGTGTGGCGGCAACGTTGCTCCTGCTTTTGGTCACGGGTTTTGGTGGTTCAGCTCCGCTCCCGGCCAACCTAGACGCCGTAAGCGCCACGCAACTCAGGCGACACCTTTCCTTCCTGGCTTCGAGTGAACTTGGTGGGCGCTACACGCTCAGCCCCGGCAATCGGATTGCAGCTCGTTACCTTGCCTCTCAACTCGAAGCCTTTGGCTATCGGGGCGCGGCACCGGATGGGTCATTTTTTCAAAAAATCCCATTTGTGACCCGCACCGGCGGTCAAGACTCGACGCTTACGCTCGCCGACGCTCCAAAGCCGTTTGTCCACGGGGAAGACTTTATTTTGCGCGATCCAACGGCGACGCTCCCAAACTTGTCGGCGCAGGCCGAGATTGTCTTTGTGGGCTACGGCGTATCCCATCCACGACAGGACGCTTACCGCACGTTGAATGCCGATGGACGGATTGTAGTCGCGCTCGCCAGTGGACTACCGAGCGCCATGGCCGGTGAAACGCCACCGGGTAATTGGCGGGAACAAGCCGCGCTTGAACACGGCGCGCGCGCCTTGCTACTCATCCCAGACGAAAAGCTTGCCGAGGGTTGGACGCAAGCCGCCGCCTACGCCCGCCGCCAGTCACGACCGCGGGTACGCCCAAAGGCTGCACCAGCCCCACCCCCACTCCCCACGTTTTTATTGAGTCCTTCAGCAGCTGAAACCTTTCTTGCCAGCTTCAACTTGACACTCAAGCAAGTTCACGAAGCCGCCCGGACCGGAGCCGATCTGCCATCGGTTGCCAGCCAGCGGCAGTGCGTCATTCGCACGACGGAAAATGAACGGGTCGAATATAGCCAAAACGTTGTTGGGATTCTCGATGGCAGCGACCCGAAGCTGAAGCAGGAATATGTCGTCCTCAGCGCGCACTATGACCACCTCCCCGCGCAGGGCGAAACAATTTTCCCTGGCGCGGACGACGACGGGTCTGGCACGGCCGCCGTGCTCGAGTTGGCGCGGGTCTTTGCCGAAGGCGAACGTCCCAAACGCTCGATCTTCATTCTGTTCAACACGGGTGAAGAAATGGGGTTGCTTGGCTCGGCATACTTTACCGACCAGGAACCTCTCGTGCCGTTGGCATCAATTGTTGCCAACTTCAATATTGACATGATTGGGCGTTCGCGCGCGGCGGGAGATAGCCAGGGTGAAAATGCCGCCCTCACCGACCGTGACGGTGTTTTTCTGATTGGCCCAGACAAACATAGCAGTCAATTCTCCGAGTTGAGCAAGCAAACCAATGAAGAGACCGTACAGATGCGGCTTGACTACACGTTCAATGACGAGGCGCACCCGCTACGGCTGTTTTATCGCAGCGATCACTGGAACTTCGCCAAGCATGGCATCCCAATCATCTTTTACTTCACGGGTTTGCATGCTGATTATCACCGTCCAACGGATACCGTGGACAAGATCGACTTCGAGAAAATGACCCGCATCACAAAGCTCATCTATGCCACCGCCTGGCGAACGGCCAACCGGGAACAACGCTTTGAGTTGGATGTATGGAAAAAACGTCCTAGCTCAACGCAAAACTAAGAACCAGCCGCCAGCGCGAGCCGGCGGCTGGTCGTTCCAATGGGAGCAAGCCTCGAAGTTATTCAACCTGAAGCGCCATTTTTGAGCCTTTCATCTCTATTCGGGCGATCTTGCGAACCCCGTCCTTGTTTGTGAACACGACGGTATCCGCCGTTGCCGGTTTCGGTAACTCAGCCATAGTGTATTTCGTCCGGGCAATTTCTCGGCTGCCGCTCCGAATCAACAACTCGCCTGGTTGTTCGTCATCATATTCAACCGTGTAGTTTCCGGTCTTTACTTCTTGCCCCTGCACCATGCAGTCGCGGGGAATGACCATGTCACGTTTCCGCTTGGCGGCCCAAACGGGTACGGAGACAAGCATGACGGCTACGAGAGCCAGCCCAAGTGTTCGCATTACTGTCAACCTCCTTCTGCCAGAAACCGTGAGACTAGGGATTGATGGGATATGGGTAGCCACACTTCACAAAACGAACCTGAACTTTCGTTCATCTTACATACGACCAGAATATGAACTTAGATTCATATTTTACAACTGAGTTTTCCGAGCCTTGTCCGGGGGCGTTCCTGCAAGGCAGTCCAAAAATGTTTTGGATATATCCGCTGGGCGTTTGCTAGGATGGCAGACTACTGTGGATTTGACTGGTGATTACCTTTAGCACTATCCATGAACTCACCCGTGAAAGGCGCTCTGACCTGCGGTCCGAAGCTCGCCGTAGTGCTTCCAAAACAGGAACGCAGTCGTCGTACTCGTGAGAAGCTTATCCTAGCGGCGGCCCAACTTTTTGAGGAGCGCGGTTTTGAAAAGACGACATCGAATGACATTGCCGCCGTCGCTGGCGTCAGTATCGGGTCTTTCTATGCCTACTTTTCAGACAAGCGGCAGGTGTTGCTCTTGCTCTTTGAGCAGCGTATCGCGGAACGCCTCAATGCTGTCTTCAGCAACTTTACGGAAGATGACTTGACGGGTAACGATCTACGCGGCTGTATCGAGCGGTGTATTCACCGTACGTTTGTTAACAAGGCTGAATCCCCTGGACTGACGCGACTCATCTACGACCTAGCGCCCAAGGATGAAGCCGTTGGTGCTTTGTGCCGACGATTGATGGATGATTCAGTGGAAAACTTAGCGGCGCTCCTTCGCAGGGCGGTTGATCTAGGACTCACGCAATTGGCCGACCCGAAAACCACCGCCACAGCGATTGTATATGCCGTTGAGGCAGTCGCCCGTAAATGTGTTTTGGAGGATGGGCTTCCAAGGTCAGCTTGGGAGCCGT
It contains:
- a CDS encoding TetR/AcrR family transcriptional regulator, which gives rise to MNSPVKGALTCGPKLAVVLPKQERSRRTREKLILAAAQLFEERGFEKTTSNDIAAVAGVSIGSFYAYFSDKRQVLLLLFEQRIAERLNAVFSNFTEDDLTGNDLRGCIERCIHRTFVNKAESPGLTRLIYDLAPKDEAVGALCRRLMDDSVENLAALLRRAVDLGLTQLADPKTTATAIVYAVEAVARKCVLEDGLPRSAWEPYITCLTEMTYGFVFGATYPMAAQEADQPPASSEKKPT
- a CDS encoding M20/M25/M40 family metallo-hydrolase translates to MLLKNLAYRRVAATLLLLLVTGFGGSAPLPANLDAVSATQLRRHLSFLASSELGGRYTLSPGNRIAARYLASQLEAFGYRGAAPDGSFFQKIPFVTRTGGQDSTLTLADAPKPFVHGEDFILRDPTATLPNLSAQAEIVFVGYGVSHPRQDAYRTLNADGRIVVALASGLPSAMAGETPPGNWREQAALEHGARALLLIPDEKLAEGWTQAAAYARRQSRPRVRPKAAPAPPPLPTFLLSPSAAETFLASFNLTLKQVHEAARTGADLPSVASQRQCVIRTTENERVEYSQNVVGILDGSDPKLKQEYVVLSAHYDHLPAQGETIFPGADDDGSGTAAVLELARVFAEGERPKRSIFILFNTGEEMGLLGSAYFTDQEPLVPLASIVANFNIDMIGRSRAAGDSQGENAALTDRDGVFLIGPDKHSSQFSELSKQTNEETVQMRLDYTFNDEAHPLRLFYRSDHWNFAKHGIPIIFYFTGLHADYHRPTDTVDKIDFEKMTRITKLIYATAWRTANREQRFELDVWKKRPSSTQN
- a CDS encoding polyprenyl synthetase family protein produces the protein MIEAYFAEKVPEVNRWLDRLIPPVSTPPPRIHEAMRYSLMAGGKRLRPVLVLAAGEVFDGAPERLYPVACAFEMVHTYSLIHDDLPAMDNDDLRRGMPTCHKQFDEATAILAGDGLMTHAFRILAEMDAPADQRVRVIRELAIGSGTVEGMIAGQVVDLEAEGQPIDAERLAFIHRAKTGALIRGALVCGGIVADAAEDDIALLSAYGDRVGLAFQIADDILDETATAEQLGKTPGKDAAAGKATYPALYGLEASRQQAESLVEEAIGLLAPLGQRAELLIEVARFIVRRTS
- a CDS encoding TlpA family protein disulfide reductase yields the protein MRLSSLRGKVVVINFWASWCPPCRAEFPLLAKLYTAYKDREVELLSLNFAEDTAAAQRFVERENPPFQVYAGASAAAKYDASRLPTTYFIDRAGRIRHRVSGFHPKRTEAEFRALIDELLAEPAPTSQPPGAR